A genomic stretch from Caloenas nicobarica isolate bCalNic1 chromosome 3, bCalNic1.hap1, whole genome shotgun sequence includes:
- the SYNE1 gene encoding nesprin-1 isoform X2: MLENFMVVAEDLHAVRMAEDGSVDSDLPDCNCDITRVKKLKETLVAVQQLDKNMSSLRSWLAHIESELSKPIVYETCDSEEIQRKLNEQQELQKDIEKHSTGVASVLNLCEVLLHDCDACATEAECDSIQQATRNLDRRWRNICAMSMERRLKIEETWRLWQKFLDDYSRFEDWLKNSERTAAFPCSSGVLYTVAKEELKKFEAFQRQVHESLTQLELINKQYRRLARENRTDSDCSLKQMVHEGNQRWDNLQKRVTSILRRLKHFIGQREEFETARDSILVWLTEMDLQLTNIEHFSECDVEAKIKQLKAFQQEISLNNNKIEQVIVQGEQLIEKSEPMDATVIEEELDELRRYCQEVFGRVERYHKKLIHLPLTDDEHDLSDREVDLDESADLSDIHWHDKSEDSVLSPHPSSNLSLPLSQPVRSERSGRDTPASVDSIPLEWDHDYDLSRDLETAVSRALHSEEEDGGQEKDFYLRGAAGIADVEIPETLEAYVTLTENALKNISGEPGALEAHIRQLDKALDTSRFQIQQTENIIRSKTPTGPELDSSYRGYMKLLSECSGSIDSVRRLGYKLKEEEEKLSGLINLNSTETQTAGVIERWELIQAQALSKELRMKQNLQQWQQFNSDLNNVWVWLGETEEELEKFHRLDLSTDIQTIELRIKKLKEMQKAIDNRKAIILSINLCSSEFTQSDSEESKKLQERLSQMNVRWDHVCSMIEEWRSSLQDALMQCQDFHEMSHGLLLWLENIDRRKNEIVPINPNLDSEMLQDHHRLLMQIRRELLESQLKVASLQDMSCQLLVNAEGKDCLEAKEKVHVIGNRLKILLKEVTHHIKDLEKILDISSSQLELSSWSSADELDTSGSVSPVSGRSTPSRQRTPRGKCSLSQPGPSVSSPHSRSTRGGSGSSPSEARPAWQRPSFFLRVLRAALPLQLLLLLLIGLACLVPMTEEDYSCTLANNFARSFHPMLKYTNGPPPL; encoded by the exons atgctgGAAAATTTCATGGTGGTGGCGGAGGACTTGCACGCTGTGAGGATGGCGGAGGACGGCAGTGTGGATTCAGATCTCCCAGACTGTAATTGTGATATCACAAG ggTAAAAAAGTTGAAGGAGACCCTGgttgctgtgcagcagctggatAAAAACATGAGTAGCCTGAGATCTTGGCTTGCCCATATTGAGTCAGAGCTATCCAAACCTATCGTCTATGAAACTTGTGACTCTGAGGAGATACAAAGGAAACTAAATGAACAGCAG GAACTTCAGAAGGACATAGAGAAACACAGCACTGGAGTGGCATCTGTTCTCAATCTGTGTGAGGTGCTTCTTCACGACTGTGATGCCTGTGCCACAGAAGCAGAGTGTGACTCTATCCAACAGGCTACACGCAATCTGGATAGAAGGTGGAGGAACATTTGTGCAATGTCAATGGAAAGGCGACTTAA AATTGAAGAGACGTGGCGGCTATGGCAAAAGTTTTTGGATGACTACTCTAGATTTGAAGACTGGCTAAAAAACTCGGAGAGGACAGCTGCTTTCCCGTGTTCCTCTGGTGTGCTTTACACAGTTGCTaaggaagaactgaagaaaTTTGAG GCCTTCCAGAGACAAGTGCATGAAAGTCTGACTCAGCTGGAACTGATCAATAAACAATATCGCCGCCTGGCCCGTGAGAACCGCACTGACTCTGACTGCAGCCTCAAGCAGATGGTTCATGAGGGGAACCAGAGATGGGACAACTTACAAAAGCGAGTTACCTCCATCCTGCGCCGgctaaaa CATTTTATTGGCCAGCGTGAAGAGTTTGAGACAGCACGTGATAGCATCCTGGTATGGCTAACAGAGATGGACCTGCAGCTGACCAACATCGAGCATTTTTCAGAGTGTGATGTCGAAGCAAAGATAAAGCAACTTAAG GCTTTCCAGCAAGAAATCTCTCTGAATAACAACAAAATTGAGCAGGTAATTGTGCAGGGCGAGCAACTCATTGAGAAAAGTGAGCCCATGGATGCAACTGTCATTGAAGAAGAACTAGATGAGTTGCGTCGTTACTGTCAAGAGGTCTTTGGACGTGTGGAACGCTATCACAAGAAACTCATCCACCTTCCT CTGACAGATGATGAACATGACCTCTCTGACAGAGAGGTGGATCTGGATGAATCAGCAGATCTCTCTGACATACACTGGCATGACAAATCTGAGGACAGCGTTCTCTCTCCGCACCCCTCTTCCAACCTTTCACTGCCTCTTTCCCAGCCGGTGAGAAGCGAGCGATCAGGGCGAGATACCCCTGCCAGCGTGGACTCCATTCCCCTGGAGTGGGATCATGACTACGACCTTAGCAGAGACCTGGAGACAGCTGTGTCACGGGCACTGCACTCTGAGGAAGAAGACGGAGGACAAGAGAAGGACTTCTACCtgagaggagcagctggcatAGCAG atgtaGAGATCCCTGAAACTCTTGAGGCCTATGTAACACTCACAGAAAACGCACTCAAAAATATCTCTG GAGAACCTGGTGCCCTGGAAGCGCATATCCGACAACTGGACAAGGCCTTAGACACCAGTCGTTTCCAAatacagcaaacagaaaacatcatcCGCAGCAAAACACCTACAGGACCAGAGCTGGATTCCAGTTACAGAGGATAT ATGAAGCTACTAAGTGAGTGCAGTGGAAGCATAGACTCAGTAAGAAGGCTTGGATATAAActgaaggaggaagaagaaaaattatctgGACTTATTAACCTGAACAGTACTGAAACACAAACAGCTG GTGTAATTGAGCGATGGGAATTAATCCAGGCTCAAGCTCTAAGCAAGGAGCTGAGGATGAAGCAGAACCTTCAGCAGTGGCAGCAGTTTAACTCCGACCTTAATAAcgtttgggtttggttgggaGAAACTGAAGAGGAACTGGAGAAGTTCCACCGCCTTGATCTCAGCACTGACATACAAACTATTGAGCTCAGAATTAAAAAACTGAAA GAGATGCAGAAAGCAATTGATAACCGCAAAGCGATCATCTTATCCATCAATCTGTGCAGTTCAGAGTTCACTCAGTCTGACAGCGAAGAGAGCAAGAAGCTTCAAGAGCGCCTGTCTCAGATGAATGTGCGCTGGGACCATGTTTGCAGTATGATCGAAGAGTGGCGCAGCTCACTGCAGGATGCATTAATGCAGTGCCAG GACTTCCACGAAATGAGCCATGGTTTGCTGCTTTGGTTAGAGAATATTGATAGAAGAAAAAACGAGATTGTGCCCATCAATCCAAACCTGGACTCAGAAATGCTGCAAGATCATCACAGACTTCTAATG CAAATCAGACGTGAACTGCTGGAGTCTCAGTTGAAGGTGGCGTCACTGCAAGATATGTCCTGCCAGTTGCTGGTCAATGCTGAAGGCAAGGACTGTCTTGAAGCCAAAGAAAAGGTGCATGTCATTGGAAACAGACTGAAGATCCTCTTGAAAGAGGTCACACATCATATTAAAGACCTAGAAAAAATTCTAGACATTTCAAGTAGTCAACTG GAATTGTCCTCATGGTCCTCTGCTGATGAATTAGACACATCGGGCTCAGTGAGTCCTGTTTCTGGAAGAAGcactccaagcagacagagaACG CCACGGGGCAAATGTAGTCTCTCACAGCCTGGACCCTCTGTCAGCAGTCCACATAGCAG GTCCACAAGAGGTGGCTCAGGTTCCTCCCCTTCTGAGGCCAGGCCAGCGTGGCAGCGCCCATCCTTCTTCCTCAGAgtcctcagagctgctctgccactTCAGCTCCTCTTGCTGCTCCTGATCGGGCTGGCTTGCCTGGTGCCGATGACCGAGGAAGACTACAGCTGTACTCTGGCCAACAACTTTGCCCGCTCTTTCCACCCCATGCTAAAATACACAAATGGTCCACCTCCATTATGA